Part of the Cohnella candidum genome, ATCGCGGAAAGGCGGTAAATCCGACACGCACCGCGTCGTGATTTGGGAGTGCCAACGGGAGTTCCTCGGGATTCCGACGAAACGGAATCTTCCGGGAAGCAAAGTCATCGGCGAATACATGGATGAACCCTACGAACAAGTCGCGCAGGAACTGATTAAACGGCTGGAATCTTATTTAAAAGACTAATTCCTTACTTCCCATTCGCGGAAAGCTTATCGGAATCCTTCTTATCCCTACTTAAAAAACCAGCCCGATGTCGGCAGCAATGCCGCACATCGGGCTGGTTTTTCTTATCGGATCAAGCTTGGAACGTCATGTCGATCTGCAAAATCTCGGAACGGCTTGCGATCCGGATCGGCGGCCCCCAAGACCCGAAGCCCGAGGAGACGGCGACGTGCATCGCCGCTTTCCTCATATAGCCCCAATCGAGCTCGAACAACCGCTTCGTGACGAGATGGTTGGGCGCGAACTGCCCCCTGTGCGTATGCCCGCAGAGCAGCAGATCCACTCCCGCATCCGCCGCCAAGCCGAATTGCCTCGGCTGGTGATCCATCAGAATGATCGGCTTGCCGCGGTCGATCCCCTCCAGCAGCTCGGCCACGCTGAGCCTTCCGCCGGGCTCCATCGACTCCGCCGTGTGGTCCTTCCGCCCCGCCACGATAACGGAGCCGTCCACCGCCTCCACCACTTCGTCCCTCAGGACGGGAATGCCGATCTCCTTCATGCGGCTGACGTACTCCTCGACATGCCCGCCGTAGTACTCGTGGTTGCCGAGCACGGCATAGACGCCGAACTTGGCTTTTAACAGCTGCAGGATATCGCTCAACCGATTTCGAACGAAAGGCTCGATGCTGTCGTCGATCACGTCTCCCGGCAGGAGGATCAAGTCCGGCTGCAACGCGTTGACCCGGCTGACCAGCCTGCGCAAGTGCCGCTTCCCGACGATGTTGCCGAGATGGATGTCCGACGCCACGACGATTCGAAGACGCGTCATGCCCTTAACCTGTTTGTCCACTTGTACCGGGTAAGACCGGATGACCGGGCTCCAGGCGTTCCGGGAGCCCCAAACGAGGATCAGCGCGATGATGCCGATGACGATCCATCCCGCGATTAGCGGATAATGGTCGGGCTTCGCACCGGTGAGCCGCAGTAACCAGCCGGCCAGATCCGCGACAAGGAGCAGCAGCAAAGCGTATTCCATCACCGCGAAATAGTAGGAACCGATCACCTTCAGCATTCGGGCGGCCGGCTTCAAGGGATTCGGAAGCGGGATTCTGCCGATCAGATAGGCGAAGGCAATGATCCCGAAGACGATCCAGTAGAGCGCAGCCGGCAACGAAGGCGCGAGTTCGACCGCGAACAGCCATCCTTGCCAACCGATGTATGCGTTAATCAGCAAATAGACCAACAAGAAAAACGAAATACCGAACACCATGCGTCCCTTCATTTTCGTGCGTCTCCCTCTGCCCGTGTCTAAGCAAACTGAGAAAAGTATATCACAGTCACAGACAAGGCGGGAGGTCGCGCATAATCGCCTTGGACCAGCTTTCGACGTCGAGCGGGATGACTTTGGCGCCATCCGTCCGGCGAAGCGATTCCGCGTCCTGTTCCCGCAGCATGCTTCGCGTGCGGAATAGCACGGACTTCACGGCCGGAACCGTCGAATGCATCGTTTCGGCGATTTCCTGCATCGTGTAGCCGAAATAATCGGACAGCAGCAGCATTTCGATGTTCCTTGCGGGCAATCGTTCGCCGACCCACTCGATCAAGCTGCGCACTTCCGCGTAATTGGCGTCGTACCAGCAGGAAGCCAAACCCTTCAAAGGCAGTCTCCGCTGCCTCTGAAGGGAACGGCACCCGTCGATCCACAGGTTCCTCGCCACGCGGATCAGGAAAGGCTTCACGTCTTGGTACGCTTCCTTGTTCCGAAAATAAACCATCGATTTCAAGATCGCTTCCTGGCAAAGATCCTCCCCGTCCCACTTGGATTTGGTGAGGAAGAAGCAATATTTCCGCAAATCGTCCAGGTGAGGTTCCACCAACGATTCATAAATTGAAGTCACGCTCACCTGCGGCACGTCCTTTCTCGGTTTTATTCGAAACGCAGCGCATCGATCGGCTTCAGCTTCGCGGCTTTGTTCGCCGGGAACATGCCGAAAATGACGCCGATCAGAACGGAGAAGACGAAGGCGACCAGGATGATTTGGACCGAGAATTCCACCTGCATTTTCAGCATCGTGGACGCCAACCTGGCCGCGCCGATCCCGATGCCGATGCCGAGTACGCCGCCGAGTCCGCTAAGCGCCATCGATTCGATCAGGAACTGGGTCAGGATATCGCGACGTTTCGCGCCGATCGCTTTGCGGATGCCGATTTCCCTCGTCCGTTCCGTCACCGAGACGAGCATGATGTTCATGATGCCGATGCCGCCGACGAGCAGCGAAATGCCGGCGATTCCGCCAAGAGCGAGCGTCAGCGTGCCCGTAACCGAGTCGAGCGTGGACAAGATGTCGCTTTGGTTAAACACGCGGTAGCTGTCCGTGTTGCCCCGGAACTTCTTGCTCAGCGCGGCTTCCAGTTGCGAGACGACGGAGTCGATTTGGTCGTGCTGCTGCACCTGGACGTAAACCGTGCGGACGCCTTTTTGCTTGAACAGCCGCTCCGCCGAGCTTTCCGGGATCATGACGACCTCGTCGCTCGATCCGTTCGTCGTGCTGCCCTTGGAAGCGAGAACGCCGACGACCTTATACCGGGCCCCGTTGATCTGAACGTATTGGCCGATCGGATTGCCGGAGCCGAACAGGTCGGAAGCCGTCTGCGAACCGAGCACGGCGACCTTCTGGTAGAAGTCCAAATCGATCTGGGACAGGAATCGTCCGGTCGCGACCTTGTACTCGCGCACGTCGGCGTATTCGGAATTCGTGCCGACGACGCTGACGCTGACGCTTTCCGTGCCGTTTTTGACCGAGGCGTTGGACGTGCTGGCCGGCGCAAGATACTGAATGCCCGAGATGTCGCCCAATTGGTCGGCCTCTTTGGCCGTCAGCGTACTGGTCGTGCCGCGGCCCAGAATGTTGACCGTAAGCAGGTTCGTGCCGAGGCTCTGCACTTGTTCGGTGACCGACTTCGTGGCGCCCTGCCCGAGGGAGACGAGCGCGATGACCGCGGTGACCCCGATGATGATGCCGAGCATCGTGAGCAGCGACCTGAGCTTGTTCGCCATGATGCTTTTGAACGCCATTTTGATCCCTTGCGCGAAATTCATGCCGTCC contains:
- a CDS encoding ABC transporter permease; translation: MNFAQGIKMAFKSIMANKLRSLLTMLGIIIGVTAVIALVSLGQGATKSVTEQVQSLGTNLLTVNILGRGTTSTLTAKEADQLGDISGIQYLAPASTSNASVKNGTESVSVSVVGTNSEYADVREYKVATGRFLSQIDLDFYQKVAVLGSQTASDLFGSGNPIGQYVQINGARYKVVGVLASKGSTTNGSSDEVVMIPESSAERLFKQKGVRTVYVQVQQHDQIDSVVSQLEAALSKKFRGNTDSYRVFNQSDILSTLDSVTGTLTLALGGIAGISLLVGGIGIMNIMLVSVTERTREIGIRKAIGAKRRDILTQFLIESMALSGLGGVLGIGIGIGAARLASTMLKMQVEFSVQIILVAFVFSVLIGVIFGMFPANKAAKLKPIDALRFE
- a CDS encoding metallophosphoesterase; the protein is MKGRMVFGISFFLLVYLLINAYIGWQGWLFAVELAPSLPAALYWIVFGIIAFAYLIGRIPLPNPLKPAARMLKVIGSYYFAVMEYALLLLLVADLAGWLLRLTGAKPDHYPLIAGWIVIGIIALILVWGSRNAWSPVIRSYPVQVDKQVKGMTRLRIVVASDIHLGNIVGKRHLRRLVSRVNALQPDLILLPGDVIDDSIEPFVRNRLSDILQLLKAKFGVYAVLGNHEYYGGHVEEYVSRMKEIGIPVLRDEVVEAVDGSVIVAGRKDHTAESMEPGGRLSVAELLEGIDRGKPIILMDHQPRQFGLAADAGVDLLLCGHTHRGQFAPNHLVTKRLFELDWGYMRKAAMHVAVSSGFGSWGPPIRIASRSEILQIDMTFQA
- a CDS encoding RNA polymerase sigma factor; amino-acid sequence: MSVTSIYESLVEPHLDDLRKYCFFLTKSKWDGEDLCQEAILKSMVYFRNKEAYQDVKPFLIRVARNLWIDGCRSLQRQRRLPLKGLASCWYDANYAEVRSLIEWVGERLPARNIEMLLLSDYFGYTMQEIAETMHSTVPAVKSVLFRTRSMLREQDAESLRRTDGAKVIPLDVESWSKAIMRDLPPCL